A genomic window from Pyricularia oryzae 70-15 chromosome 7, whole genome shotgun sequence includes:
- a CDS encoding GNAT family N-acetyltransferase: protein MAENTSQTLAPIPSIPAGYAVRTGLPPAPVYRDLRSRAGIIPVTPQQAEAAIKGSWFGCHIVHTSASSEETIVGMGGVIANGSWYFHIVDIAILPEHQRKGLGKLVIHTLMEHILANKAEGRPFICLSASDEGASLYRKCAFMDGEKFGETGMVWEGTYPEIVKELRDAEKAQS from the coding sequence atggccGAAAACACGTCACAAACCCTAGCCCCAATCCCGAGCATCCCTGCAGGCTACGCCGTCCGCACCGGTCTCCCGCCGGCCCCAGTGTACCGGGACCTACGATCCAGAGCGGGCATCATTCCCGTGACCCCGCAacaggccgaggcggcgatCAAGGGATCCTGGTTCGGGTGCCACATTGTGCACACGTCGGCGTCCTCGGAGGAGACCATCGTCGGCATGGGTGGCGTCATCGCCAACGGCAGCTGGTACTTTCACATTGTCGACATCGCCATCCTGCCGGAGCACCAGCGCAAGGGGCTGGGCAAGCTGGTCATCCACACGCTCATGGAGCACATACTGGCCAACAAGGCCGAGGGCAGGCCGTTCATCTGCCTCTCCGCGTCGGACGAGGGGGCCAGCCTGTATAGAAAGTGCGCCTTTATGGATGGGGAGAAGTTTGGCGAGACTGGCATGGTGTGGGAGGGGACGTATCCCGAGATAGTGAAGGAGTTGAGGGACGCGGAGAAGGCTCAGTCTTGA